A part of Paenibacillus antri genomic DNA contains:
- a CDS encoding pyridoxal phosphate-dependent aminotransferase — MNDSKVRFQPAARMTELPKQFFASLVKKANAATAAGRDVINLGQGNPDRPTPDTIVEAMKQGAENPQFHRYSPFTGYAFLKEAVAERYRLDYGVTLDPEKQVAILFGGKAGLVEISQIMLNPGDVALVPDPGYPDYWSGVAIAGGRMATMPLLESNGYLPDYNAIAQTNLEKAKLLFVNYPNNPTSAMAPASFYLDTVDFAAKHGVLAVSDFAYGAIGFDGRRPVSFLETPGAIDVGIEIYTLSKTYNMAGWRVGFALGNEEIIAQINLLQDHFYCSLFGGVQWAAREALLGPQDSVRALVATYESRRDALYGALADIGWRPAKPEGSFFCWLPVPKGYTSASFADKLLDEADIVVAPGIGFGEHGEGYVRLGLLTDEERLREAAARIGRLGIFG, encoded by the coding sequence ATGAACGATTCGAAGGTGCGCTTTCAACCGGCCGCCCGCATGACGGAGCTGCCGAAGCAATTTTTCGCGTCTTTGGTGAAGAAGGCGAACGCCGCGACGGCCGCGGGCCGCGACGTCATCAATCTCGGGCAAGGCAACCCGGACCGTCCGACGCCGGATACGATCGTCGAAGCGATGAAGCAAGGCGCGGAAAATCCGCAGTTCCATAGATACTCCCCGTTCACGGGGTACGCATTCCTGAAGGAAGCGGTCGCCGAGCGGTATCGGCTCGATTACGGCGTGACGCTCGATCCGGAAAAACAAGTGGCGATATTGTTCGGCGGCAAAGCCGGGCTCGTCGAAATCAGCCAAATCATGCTGAACCCGGGCGACGTCGCCCTCGTGCCGGATCCGGGCTACCCGGATTACTGGTCGGGCGTCGCCATCGCCGGCGGCCGCATGGCGACGATGCCGCTTCTGGAATCGAACGGCTACTTGCCGGATTATAACGCTATCGCGCAGACCAATTTGGAAAAGGCGAAGCTGCTGTTCGTCAACTACCCGAACAACCCGACGTCCGCGATGGCGCCCGCCTCGTTCTACCTGGACACGGTCGATTTCGCGGCGAAGCACGGCGTCCTCGCCGTGTCCGATTTCGCGTACGGCGCGATCGGCTTCGACGGCCGCCGGCCGGTCAGCTTCCTCGAAACGCCGGGCGCGATCGACGTCGGTATTGAAATTTACACTTTGTCCAAAACTTACAATATGGCCGGGTGGCGCGTCGGCTTCGCGCTCGGCAACGAGGAAATTATTGCGCAGATCAACCTGCTGCAGGATCATTTCTACTGCAGCCTGTTCGGCGGCGTGCAGTGGGCGGCGCGCGAGGCGCTGCTCGGCCCGCAGGATTCCGTGCGCGCGCTCGTCGCGACGTACGAGTCGCGGCGCGACGCGCTGTACGGCGCGCTCGCGGACATCGGCTGGCGCCCGGCGAAGCCGGAAGGCTCGTTTTTCTGCTGGCTGCCGGTGCCGAAGGGCTACACGTCAGCTTCGTTCGCGGACAAGCTGTTGGACGAGGCCGATATCGTCGTCGCGCCGGGCATCGGCTTCGGCGAGCACGGCGAAGGGTACGTTCGTCTCGGGCTGCTCACCGACGAAGAGCGGCTGC
- a CDS encoding carbon-nitrogen family hydrolase — MKVAVIQMDVSIGEPERNRERALARMEEAVNGGAEKPDVLVLPEMWNTGYSLENIEEIADANGEPTHAMMSAFAAKHGVNVVAGSVANRTEGGVNNTIFVYDRTGARTSEYSKIHLFRLMEEEKYLKQGGELGRLVVDGEAAGMMVCYDIRFPELTRRLALDGAKVLFVPAQWPKPRLHHWRTLLLARAIENQMFVVACNRVGVSRGTEFFGNSMIISPWGDVLAEGGEEETILRATLDLAEADRVRGTIPVFQDRRPELY; from the coding sequence ATGAAAGTCGCGGTCATTCAAATGGACGTGTCGATCGGAGAACCGGAACGGAATCGGGAGCGGGCGCTGGCCCGGATGGAGGAAGCCGTGAACGGCGGCGCGGAGAAACCGGACGTGCTCGTCCTGCCGGAGATGTGGAATACGGGATATTCGTTGGAAAATATAGAAGAGATCGCCGACGCGAACGGCGAACCGACGCACGCGATGATGTCCGCCTTCGCGGCGAAGCACGGCGTGAACGTCGTCGCGGGCTCGGTGGCGAACCGGACGGAAGGCGGCGTGAACAATACGATCTTCGTCTACGATCGCACGGGCGCGCGCACGTCGGAATATTCGAAGATCCATTTGTTCCGGTTGATGGAAGAAGAGAAGTATTTGAAGCAGGGCGGCGAGCTCGGCCGCCTCGTCGTCGACGGTGAAGCGGCGGGCATGATGGTTTGTTACGACATCCGCTTTCCCGAGCTGACCCGGCGCCTCGCGCTCGACGGCGCGAAGGTGCTGTTCGTGCCGGCGCAATGGCCGAAGCCGCGGCTGCATCACTGGCGCACGCTGCTGCTGGCGAGGGCGATCGAAAACCAGATGTTCGTCGTCGCGTGCAATCGAGTGGGCGTCAGCCGCGGCACCGAGTTTTTCGGTAACTCGATGATCATTTCGCCATGGGGCGACGTGCTCGCCGAAGGCGGGGAAGAGGAGACGATCCTGCGCGCGACGCTCGATCTCGCCGAAGCGGACCGCGTCCGCGGCACGATTCCGGTGTTCCAGGACCGTCGTCCCGAACTGTATTAA
- a CDS encoding LysR family transcriptional regulator, with the protein MEFRQLGYAVQIYNDKNFSRAAEKLHIAQPSLSQQLAKLEKELGVTLFHRTTNAVEPTHAGEIFVTKAQVILDLVEQLRSEMNDISNLRKGKLVVGTLPITGSHILPLVLPEFAKRHPGIEISLVEDTSANLEQLTSSGSVDLALLSLPIEETTLDYRPYATEEICLAVPQSHELATAPEPIPVRSLADEAFIVLKKGQGFRQITSDICAEAGFAPRIVFESSNIETVMSLVAAGMGVAFIPNMIAASKKGKYVPVFKALTDPTPSRTLVIAERRGRYFTKAAEAFIETLMEVTSTERGARQA; encoded by the coding sequence TTGGAATTCCGTCAACTCGGTTACGCCGTTCAGATCTATAATGATAAGAACTTCTCCCGCGCCGCGGAAAAGCTTCACATCGCGCAGCCTTCCTTAAGCCAGCAGCTCGCGAAGCTCGAGAAGGAGCTCGGCGTCACGCTGTTTCACCGGACGACGAACGCCGTCGAGCCGACGCACGCGGGCGAAATTTTCGTGACTAAAGCGCAAGTCATCCTCGACCTCGTCGAGCAGCTCCGGAGCGAGATGAACGATATTTCCAATTTGCGCAAAGGAAAGCTCGTCGTCGGCACACTCCCGATCACCGGCTCCCACATTCTCCCGCTCGTCCTGCCCGAATTCGCGAAGCGCCACCCCGGCATCGAAATATCGCTCGTCGAAGACACCAGCGCCAACCTGGAGCAGCTGACGTCGTCCGGGTCCGTAGACCTCGCGCTGCTCTCCCTGCCGATCGAGGAGACGACGCTCGACTATCGTCCCTACGCCACGGAAGAAATTTGCCTCGCCGTGCCCCAGTCGCACGAACTGGCGACGGCGCCGGAGCCGATCCCGGTACGTTCGCTCGCGGACGAGGCGTTCATCGTGCTGAAGAAAGGACAGGGCTTCCGCCAAATTACGTCGGACATTTGCGCCGAAGCCGGCTTCGCGCCTCGCATCGTGTTCGAGAGCAGCAACATCGAGACGGTCATGTCGCTCGTCGCCGCCGGCATGGGCGTCGCCTTCATCCCGAACATGATCGCCGCCTCGAAGAAGGGGAAGTACGTTCCCGTCTTCAAGGCGCTGACCGATCCGACGCCGAGCCGCACGCTCGTTATCGCCGAACGCCGCGGCCGCTACTTCACGAAAGCGGCGGAAGCGTTCATCGAGACGCTGATGGAGGTGACCTCGACCGAACGCGGCGCGCGCCAAGCATAA
- the leuC gene encoding 3-isopropylmalate dehydratase large subunit: protein MAKRTLFEKIWDNHVIHQEEGKPSIIYIDLHLVHEVTSPQAFEGLRLAGRKVRRPDLTFATMDHNVPTKDRFNIADPISKQQVDTLTKNAQDFGVTLYDLNSIDQGVVHVMGPELGLTHPGKTIVCGDSHTSTHGAFGALAFGIGTSEVEHVLATQCLQQSKPKTMEVRVNGKLPAGVTAKDLILGIIAQYGTDFATGYVIEYTGEAIRGLSMEQRMTVCNMSIEGGARAGMIAPDETTFEYLRGRQHVPAGAEFDAAVEQWKALVTDEGASYDRVVEFDASALIPQVTWGTSPGMGTNVLASVPNPADFATENERKAAEKALEYMDLKPGTPMTEVAINYVFIGSCTNGRIEDLRAAAKVARGYKVSPNVTAIVVPGSGRVKIQAEKEGLDKVFTEAGFEWRDAGCSMCLAMNPDVLSPGDRCASTSNRNFEGRQGRGGRTHLVSPEMAAAAAIEGHFVDVRGWNFKSEPVTV from the coding sequence ATGGCGAAACGTACATTGTTCGAAAAAATTTGGGACAATCACGTCATTCATCAAGAAGAAGGCAAACCTAGCATCATCTATATCGATTTGCATCTCGTGCACGAAGTAACGAGCCCGCAGGCGTTCGAGGGCCTCCGCCTCGCCGGCCGGAAGGTGCGCCGTCCGGATTTGACGTTCGCGACGATGGACCACAACGTGCCGACGAAGGACCGCTTCAACATCGCGGACCCGATCTCGAAGCAGCAGGTCGACACGCTGACGAAGAACGCGCAAGATTTCGGCGTGACGCTGTATGACCTCAACTCGATCGATCAGGGCGTCGTTCACGTCATGGGGCCGGAGCTCGGCCTGACGCATCCGGGCAAGACGATCGTGTGCGGCGACTCGCATACGTCGACGCACGGCGCGTTCGGCGCGCTCGCGTTCGGCATCGGGACGTCCGAGGTCGAGCACGTGCTCGCGACGCAATGTCTGCAGCAGTCGAAGCCGAAGACGATGGAAGTGCGCGTGAACGGCAAGCTGCCGGCGGGCGTGACGGCGAAGGACTTGATCTTGGGGATTATCGCGCAGTACGGCACGGACTTCGCGACGGGCTACGTCATCGAGTACACGGGCGAAGCGATCCGCGGGTTGTCCATGGAGCAGCGCATGACGGTGTGCAACATGTCGATCGAGGGCGGCGCCCGCGCGGGCATGATCGCTCCGGACGAGACGACGTTCGAATATTTGCGCGGCCGTCAACACGTGCCTGCCGGCGCGGAATTCGACGCGGCCGTCGAGCAGTGGAAGGCGCTCGTCACGGACGAAGGCGCGTCTTACGACCGCGTCGTCGAGTTCGACGCTTCGGCGTTGATCCCGCAAGTGACGTGGGGCACGTCGCCGGGCATGGGCACGAACGTGCTCGCGTCGGTGCCGAATCCGGCGGACTTCGCGACGGAGAACGAGCGCAAAGCGGCCGAGAAGGCGCTGGAATACATGGATTTGAAGCCGGGCACGCCGATGACGGAAGTCGCGATCAACTACGTGTTCATCGGCTCCTGCACGAACGGCCGCATCGAGGACCTGCGCGCGGCGGCGAAAGTCGCTCGCGGCTACAAGGTGTCGCCGAACGTGACGGCGATCGTCGTTCCGGGCTCGGGCCGCGTCAAGATTCAAGCCGAGAAGGAAGGCTTGGACAAAGTGTTTACCGAAGCGGGCTTCGAATGGCGCGACGCCGGCTGCTCGATGTGCCTCGCGATGAACCCGGACGTCTTGTCGCCGGGCGACCGCTGCGCTTCGACGTCGAACCGTAACTTCGAAGGCCGTCAAGGCCGCGGCGGACGCACGCATCTCGTGTCGCCGGAGATGGCGGCGGCGGCTGCGATCGAAGGGCATTTCGTCGACGTGCGCGGCTGGAATTTCAAATCCGAACCGGTAACCGTGTAA
- the leuD gene encoding 3-isopropylmalate dehydratase small subunit, which translates to MQAFTKSTGLVCPVDRVNVDTDAIIPKQFLKRIERTGFGQFLFFEWRWDESGNVIESFPMNQPRYQGASVLISRANFGCGSSREHAPWAILDYGFNVVIAPSFADIFYNNCFKNGILPIKLSEEQVEDLFQRTAKHDGYKLTVDLENKTIADEHGLSIAFDLDEHRRQFLLQGLDDIGLTLQHEDKIAAYEAARA; encoded by the coding sequence ATGCAAGCATTCACGAAGTCTACAGGACTCGTTTGCCCGGTCGACCGCGTTAACGTCGATACGGACGCGATCATTCCGAAGCAATTCCTGAAGCGCATCGAGCGCACCGGATTCGGCCAATTTTTGTTCTTCGAATGGCGTTGGGACGAGAGCGGGAACGTGATCGAGAGCTTCCCGATGAACCAGCCGCGCTACCAAGGCGCGTCCGTTCTGATCTCCCGCGCGAACTTCGGCTGCGGCTCGTCCCGCGAGCACGCGCCGTGGGCGATCCTCGACTACGGATTCAACGTGGTCATCGCTCCGTCGTTCGCGGACATTTTCTATAACAACTGCTTCAAGAACGGCATCCTGCCGATCAAGCTGTCCGAAGAGCAAGTCGAAGACTTGTTCCAACGCACGGCGAAGCATGACGGCTATAAGCTGACGGTCGACCTCGAGAACAAGACGATCGCGGACGAGCACGGCCTGTCGATCGCGTTCGATCTCGACGAGCACCGCCGTCAGTTCTTGCTGCAAGGTCTCGACGACATCGGCCTGACGCTGCAGCACGAAGACAAGATCGCCGCGTACGAAGCGGCTCGCGCGTAA
- a CDS encoding TetR/AcrR family transcriptional regulator, whose product MDRPEKDDAERRAQERWLEELLRAAEDDRPKMTDKQARIVNAAIEIFAEKGYSAASTSEIATKAGVAEGTIFRHYKTKKELLFSIVSPLVAKLVAPLVLKDFFKVLEAPYPNYESFLRAVIRNRSDFARKHLPALRILLQEIPFHPELREPYKDLVVEGVLPRIRRTVERFQAEGALRADFPSDAVIRLTVTSAVGFLFVRHILLPDYPWDEDAETERTIDFLMHGLAGPRE is encoded by the coding sequence ATGGATCGGCCGGAAAAGGACGATGCGGAACGACGCGCTCAGGAGCGTTGGCTCGAGGAGCTGCTTCGGGCGGCGGAGGACGACCGCCCGAAGATGACGGATAAGCAGGCGAGAATCGTGAACGCCGCGATCGAAATCTTCGCCGAGAAAGGGTACTCCGCCGCCTCCACGAGCGAAATCGCTACGAAGGCGGGCGTCGCCGAAGGCACGATCTTCCGTCATTATAAGACGAAGAAGGAATTGTTGTTTTCGATCGTCTCTCCCCTCGTCGCCAAACTCGTCGCCCCTCTGGTGCTCAAGGATTTCTTTAAAGTGTTGGAGGCGCCGTACCCGAACTACGAGAGCTTTCTGCGTGCGGTCATCCGCAACCGCTCCGACTTCGCGCGGAAGCATCTGCCGGCGCTGCGAATTTTGCTGCAGGAGATCCCGTTTCACCCGGAGCTGCGGGAGCCTTATAAGGACTTGGTTGTCGAGGGCGTCCTGCCCCGGATCCGCCGAACGGTGGAGCGATTCCAAGCCGAAGGCGCTTTGCGCGCGGACTTCCCGTCCGACGCGGTCATACGGCTGACGGTCACGTCGGCCGTCGGGTTTTTGTTCGTCCGGCATATCTTGCTGCCGGACTACCCGTGGGACGAAGATGCGGAGACGGAGCGCACGATCGACTTCTTGATGCACGGCCTGGCCGGCCCGCGGGAGTAA
- a CDS encoding ABC transporter permease has translation MSRVAALVLRIFRQFLHDKRTLALMFVAPLVILTLMSLVFDGDPYEPSLLVVDAPTSVTERLEVAGAAVATAVAAEAAKALAAGEVDAALSFAGGSPRVTLEGSDPSKSRAALLLIGEALGGAGASGASFSPEVEYVYGSASSVPFDWFGPVLIGVFAFFFVFLIAGIAFLRERTGGTLERLLVSPLRRGEIVLGYVLGFGVFTLLQAGLIAWFAVDILDMVLVGSFGYVLLITALLALAALTLGVFLSTYAANEFQMIQFIPIVIVPQIFFCGLFPLETIHPALRWISHVIPLTYGADALREVMVRGGGWSDIAVDVSALVGFAFVFMAANALALRKYRKT, from the coding sequence ATGAGCCGCGTCGCCGCATTGGTCTTGCGCATTTTCCGCCAGTTCCTCCACGACAAGCGAACGCTCGCCTTGATGTTCGTCGCGCCGCTCGTCATTCTCACGCTCATGTCGCTCGTCTTCGACGGCGATCCTTACGAGCCTTCGCTGCTCGTCGTCGACGCGCCGACCTCCGTAACGGAGCGGCTCGAAGTCGCCGGCGCGGCTGTCGCGACAGCGGTCGCGGCTGAAGCGGCGAAGGCGCTCGCCGCGGGCGAGGTCGACGCCGCGCTCTCGTTCGCCGGCGGGAGCCCGCGCGTCACGCTCGAGGGCAGCGATCCGTCCAAGAGCCGGGCCGCGCTGCTGTTGATCGGCGAAGCGTTGGGCGGCGCCGGCGCTTCGGGGGCTTCCTTTTCCCCTGAGGTGGAATACGTTTACGGATCTGCTTCGTCGGTCCCGTTCGACTGGTTCGGACCCGTCTTGATCGGCGTCTTCGCGTTCTTCTTCGTCTTCTTGATCGCGGGCATCGCGTTCCTGCGGGAACGCACCGGCGGCACGCTCGAGCGGCTGCTCGTCTCCCCGCTTCGCCGCGGCGAGATCGTGCTCGGCTACGTGCTCGGCTTCGGCGTCTTCACGCTGCTTCAAGCCGGATTGATCGCATGGTTCGCCGTTGATATACTGGATATGGTTTTGGTCGGATCGTTCGGGTACGTGCTGCTGATCACCGCCTTGCTGGCGCTTGCCGCGCTGACGCTCGGCGTGTTCCTGTCGACGTACGCGGCGAATGAATTCCAGATGATCCAATTCATTCCGATCGTCATCGTGCCGCAAATTTTCTTCTGCGGGCTGTTCCCGCTCGAGACGATCCATCCGGCGCTCCGGTGGATCTCGCACGTCATTCCGTTGACTTACGGCGCGGATGCGCTCCGCGAGGTAATGGTGCGCGGCGGCGGCTGGAGCGACATCGCCGTCGACGTATCCGCGCTGGTCGGCTTCGCGTTCGTCTTCATGGCCGCGAACGCCCTGGCGCTTCGGAAATATCGCAAGACGTAA
- a CDS encoding ABC transporter ATP-binding protein — protein sequence MDSVIRLSRVGKTFGDRAIVRDVSFDVPPGRIFGLLGPSGAGKTTVVKMIAGIESPTSGVVELLGERMPKLSLQTRIGYMAQSDALYSDLTGGENLDFFASLYGLRGAAKKRRSDAVLELVGLSADRGKRVSRYSGGMKRRLSLAVALLHEPAVLLLDEPTVGIDPLLRREIWAELERIRADGTSILVTTHVMDEAEHCDTLALMRDGALIAVGTPAELKASSGASTIEEAFLAYGRAVV from the coding sequence ATGGATTCCGTCATTCGACTGTCGCGGGTCGGCAAGACGTTCGGCGACCGCGCCATCGTCCGCGACGTCTCGTTCGACGTCCCGCCCGGACGCATCTTCGGCTTGCTAGGCCCGTCCGGCGCCGGCAAGACGACCGTCGTGAAGATGATCGCCGGCATCGAAAGCCCGACCTCCGGCGTCGTCGAGCTGCTCGGCGAACGCATGCCGAAGCTGTCGCTCCAAACCCGCATCGGTTACATGGCTCAATCGGACGCACTCTACTCCGATTTGACCGGCGGGGAAAATCTCGACTTCTTCGCTTCGCTCTACGGTCTTCGCGGCGCGGCGAAGAAGCGGCGCTCGGACGCCGTCTTGGAGCTCGTCGGACTGTCCGCCGACCGGGGCAAGCGGGTGTCCCGCTACTCCGGCGGCATGAAACGCCGCCTCTCCCTCGCCGTCGCCCTGCTGCACGAGCCCGCCGTCCTGCTGCTCGACGAGCCGACGGTCGGCATCGATCCGCTGCTTCGGCGCGAGATTTGGGCGGAGCTGGAGCGCATTCGCGCGGACGGCACCTCCATCTTGGTGACCACCCACGTCATGGACGAAGCGGAGCATTGCGATACGCTCGCCCTGATGCGCGACGGCGCGCTCATCGCCGTCGGCACGCCGGCGGAGCTGAAAGCCTCTTCCGGCGCCTCCACGATCGAGGAAGCGTTCCTCGCGTACGGGAGGGCCGTCGTATGA
- a CDS encoding N-acetylmuramoyl-L-alanine amidase family protein: MKNGWRTLAWTAGGVLAAAIWLQAAPGSALAAATTATLYVDGEERDWSARSIDGAAYLSLEAIAGLGGAAKAEQDGKTYTITAGRKEVRFTLGEKQRFVDGAPATGDATARSEEGTVYVPAAWLTDTLGVKVVKDRFTDSVYVFRLQAGAKPIATIPTPPKENEAVVSTPPTSADPGKPSTGSSGSPVTVSEAQPVFQGLTLDGDALHIEATGEVKPTVFVLKSPERIVVDLPNATLERGPDGSASGTLAIDANHPYIAGIRYSLFATEPSTVRIVVDLKAPKPYSLRTAADGSGAVLHFTEAKPVKVMIDAGHGGNDPGAISRTGKYEKDLTLSVTQKVLDRLKNEKLVEPFSIREDDTYLSPAERAKVANAAGVDLFISIHANTASSATVKGTETYYWNDNSVEFAKQIHDSILQAVGSADRKVKQERFVVVRETTMPAALLELGFITNADDEAKLYNDAVQDRIADAIVASIKAYFRIQ; this comes from the coding sequence ATGAAGAACGGATGGAGAACCCTGGCTTGGACGGCCGGAGGAGTGCTGGCGGCGGCGATTTGGCTGCAGGCGGCGCCGGGGTCGGCGCTGGCCGCCGCAACGACGGCAACGCTCTACGTTGACGGCGAAGAACGCGACTGGTCGGCCCGATCCATCGACGGCGCGGCCTACTTATCGCTCGAGGCGATCGCCGGGTTGGGCGGCGCCGCGAAGGCGGAGCAAGACGGGAAGACGTATACGATAACGGCCGGCCGGAAGGAAGTCCGCTTCACGCTCGGAGAGAAGCAGCGCTTCGTCGACGGCGCGCCCGCGACGGGAGACGCGACCGCCCGCAGCGAAGAGGGAACGGTGTACGTTCCGGCGGCTTGGTTGACGGATACGCTCGGAGTGAAGGTCGTTAAGGATCGCTTCACCGATTCCGTGTACGTATTTCGGCTTCAGGCGGGAGCGAAGCCCATCGCGACGATTCCGACGCCGCCGAAGGAGAACGAAGCGGTCGTCTCGACGCCGCCGACTTCGGCGGATCCTGGGAAGCCGTCGACCGGCTCGTCCGGCTCGCCCGTGACGGTATCGGAAGCGCAACCGGTGTTCCAAGGGCTGACGCTGGACGGGGACGCGCTTCATATCGAGGCGACGGGCGAAGTGAAGCCGACCGTATTCGTGCTCAAGTCGCCGGAGCGCATCGTCGTCGACTTGCCGAACGCGACGCTGGAACGCGGTCCCGACGGCAGCGCGAGCGGCACGCTCGCCATAGACGCGAACCATCCGTATATCGCGGGCATCCGGTATTCGCTGTTCGCGACGGAGCCGTCCACGGTGCGGATCGTCGTCGATTTGAAGGCGCCTAAGCCTTATTCGCTTCGGACCGCGGCGGACGGATCGGGAGCCGTGCTTCACTTCACCGAAGCGAAGCCGGTCAAAGTCATGATCGACGCCGGCCACGGCGGCAACGATCCGGGCGCGATTTCGCGCACGGGGAAATACGAGAAGGACTTGACGTTATCCGTCACGCAGAAGGTGCTGGATCGGCTCAAGAACGAGAAGCTCGTCGAGCCGTTCTCGATCCGCGAGGACGATACATACTTGTCTCCCGCAGAGCGAGCGAAAGTCGCCAACGCGGCGGGAGTCGACCTATTCATCTCCATTCACGCCAACACCGCCTCCTCGGCGACCGTGAAAGGGACGGAAACGTACTACTGGAACGACAACAGCGTCGAGTTCGCGAAACAAATTCACGATTCGATTCTGCAGGCCGTCGGTTCGGCCGACCGCAAGGTGAAGCAAGAACGCTTCGTCGTCGTTCGCGAGACGACGATGCCGGCCGCGCTGCTGGAGCTCGGCTTCATTACGAACGCCGACGACGAAGCCAAGCTGTACAACGACGCGGTTCAAGACCGGATCGCGGACGCCATCGTCGCTTCGATCAAAGCTTATTTTCGCATTCAATAA